In Synechococcus sp. A18-25c, a single window of DNA contains:
- a CDS encoding DUF4346 domain-containing protein — protein sequence MKTVPSSLDDQLSQRFIDLDPCGYFLIKVDADAAELVVEHYSNDVDDKGRATDPETGEVLACRGGGPRQASRSFRGRTAKELGIALTEGDGPHPLSRLDHALYLGRELQKAEGCLNNGKPYVQD from the coding sequence ATGAAAACCGTCCCTTCATCGCTTGACGACCAGCTGTCGCAACGCTTTATCGACCTCGATCCCTGCGGTTATTTCCTGATCAAGGTGGATGCTGATGCCGCTGAACTGGTGGTCGAGCATTACAGCAATGATGTGGACGACAAAGGTCGAGCGACAGATCCGGAGACTGGTGAAGTGCTGGCCTGCCGCGGTGGTGGCCCGAGACAAGCCAGCCGCAGCTTTCGCGGCCGCACGGCCAAGGAGCTCGGGATTGCTCTCACCGAAGGTGATGGGCCCCATCCCCTCAGTCGCCTTGACCATGCCCTTTATCTGGGGCGAGAGCTGCAGAAGGCCGAGGGTTGCCTGAACAACGGCAAACCCTACGTGCAGGACTGA